DNA from Mesorhizobium sp. B2-1-1:
GGCGGCGTTCTTGCCTTCGCCCCAGCCGACCAGCCCGTCATCGGTTTCGATGCGCAGGATGGCGGCGTCGAAGGTCGTCACCTGACCGAAATCGCTGCGGTGCTGCTTGGCCGCCTCGATCGGTATGCGAATCCACCAGGCCTGGACGCTTTTGATGCGCATGGTCTTCCCCGGCCCTGCCGCCGGATGGCGGGAGGGCTCATTCCCAATCGGATCGGCTACTTGATCAGCGGCAGCAACGTTTCGGCAGTGATCCGCATCTGGTCGGTGTAGAACTTTTCCGTCAGCACGCTGGAGCCGTGATCCTGGATGAATTTGAGCTGCTCGGGCGAGATGTCGACCGGGTGGCGTTCGACCATGTCGGGGTAGGGCGCGGCCGGGGTGCGGTCGACAGGCGCGACGAACTCGTTGGTCAGCGCCCCGTCATAGCCGACCTCCCGCAAGGTCGCGACGATCTTCGGCCAGTCGATCTGGCCAAGGCCTGCGGCGAAGCGGTTATTATCGGCGACATGGAAGTCGAACAGGCGCTTCCCGACCTTACGGATCGCGTCGTAAACGTTAAATTCCTCCATATGGAGGTGGTAGGCGTCCAGGCAGACGCCACATTCCGGGCTGACAGCGTCGGCCAATGCCAGGGCCTGGGCGCCGCGATTGAACAGGTAGGTCTCGAAACGGTTGAGTGGCTCGACCGCGATCTTGACGCCGACCTTCTTGGCGTGGGTGAAGCACTCCCTGGTGGCATCGACCACCCACTTCCATTCCTCTTCCTCGGTGCCGTCCGGCACGACCTTGCCGACGGTCGCGGGAACCAGCGTGATGATCTCGCCGTCGAGTTCGCTGACCATGGTCAACACGTCCTTGACGTATTGCACGGAGCGCTCGCGCTGGCCCTGGTCCCGGGCGGCAAGGTTGCGTTCGCCAAGCATCAAGGTCACGGCGCCCCAGCAGCGTATGCCGTGCTCCTTCAGGAGCGCGCGCGTCTCCTTGGTCTTGTACTGGTCGGGCTCGCCGGAAATCTCGATCGACTCATAGCCGAATTTCTTGATGCGCTTGAGCGTCGTCTCCAACGGTTCCGCGCGCATCCAGTTGTGCGTCGAAAGATGCATGGTCTGTCCTTCCCGGATCGTCCCTAATGGTTCGCCTGCAACATGCCGTCACCGGATGTGACGGACGGTTCCTCCCCAAGGCGTTCCAGCATTTCTTCGCAAACTGGTTCGACCAATTGGGCCCAAGACGAGGTCTACAGCAATTTCCCACGCGCGGCAAGAACTGTGCGATGGCAACTTGATGTCTGGATTACTCCATTGATTATATTGGACTATGCTGCCCTCCCGTGGCACGGTGGAGGGCTCTGAATGTGAGTGGCAAGGCTTGACCAAATCGCCACGTTTGGTAATACCAGAATGACAATGCACGCAAGTGACCGTTGAGAACAGACCAAAGTGGCTGGCTCTGTCTTCAATCGGCGCTATGCTCGGGCGCGACAACAATGAGGGAGGATGCCGATGCCGAGGACGATGAAGGGCCCTGGACTGTTCCTGGCGCAGTTCGCGGGCGATGCAGCGCCGTTCAATTCGCTTGCATCGATCACAAAATGGGCGGCCGGCCTCGGCTATAAGGGCGTGCAGATCCCGACCTGGGACGCGCGCTTGTTCGACCTCCAAAAGGCTGCGTCTTCCAAGGCCTATTGCGACGAGGTGAAGGGCATCTGTGCCGACGCCGGCGTTGAGATCACCGAACTATCGACGCATCTGCAGGGGCAATTGGTGGCGGTGCATCCGGCCTATGACGCGCAGTTCGACGGCTTTGCGCCGGCTTCGGTGCACAACAACCCCAAAGCGCGGCAACAATGGGCGGTCGAACAGATGCAGTTCGGGGCCAAGGCGTCGCGCAATCTCGGGCTCGACGTCTCGGTGAGCTTCAGCGGCGCGCTGGCTTTCCCCTACCTCTATCCCTGGCCACAGCGGCCGGCCGGATTGATCGAAGAGGCGTTCGCAGAACTAGGCAAGCGCTGGAAGCCGATCCTCGATGTCTACGAGGACAATGGCGTCGACGTCGGCTACGAAATCCATCCCGGCGAGGATGTGTTCGACGGGGCGACGTTCGAGATGTTCCTCGACGCGGTCGGCGGCCACAAGCGCTGCAACATCAATTACGATCCGTCGCACTTCCTGTTGCAGCAGCTCGACTATCTCGAATTCATCGACATCTACCACGAGCGCATCAAGGCCTTCCACGTCAAGGACGCCGAGTTCAATCCGACCGGGCGGCAAGGCGTTTATTCCGGCTACCAGAGCTGGACGAACCGCGCCGGCCGCTTCCGCTCGCTGGGCGACGGACAAGTGGATTTCGGCGGCATCTTCTCCAAGCTGACGCAGTACAATTATGATTCCTGGGCGGTGCTGGAGTGGGAGTGCTGCCTGAAGCATCCGGAAGATGGCGCGGCCGAAGGCGCGCCCTTCATCCAGCACCACATTATCCGGGTGACGGAGAAGGCGTTCGACGATTTCGCCGGCGGTGCCACGGATAAGAAGGTGCTGCGCGCCATGATGGGAATCTAGCGCGGGTTTTCCCTCTCCCTCGAGGGGGAGGTATCTCAGACACGAGGGAGACGACATGGTCGGTGCATCGAAGTCGGAAACGGGAGGCGGCCCGATCCGCTATGGCATGGTCGGTGGCGGGCAAGGCGCTTTCATCGGCGCGGTGCACCGGATCGCGGCGCGCATGGACAATGAGTTCGTGCTGGTCGCCGGCGCGCTGTCGTCCGATCCGGCGCGCGCCAAGGCCTCTGCCGCCGAGCTCGGGCTCGACCCTTCGCGCAGCTACGCGTCCTATGCCGAGATGGCCAAGGCCGAGGCAAAGCGCCCGGATGGCATCGAGGCGGTGGCCATCGTCACTCCGAACAATGTGCATGTGCCGGCGGCCAGGGCGTTTCTTGAAGCCGGCATCCATGTCATCTGCGACAAGCCGCTGGCGACGACGCTGGCCGAGGCAAAGAAGCTCGCGGCGATCGTCGAGAAGACCGGCAAGGTGTTCGTGCTGACCCACAATTACACCGCCTATCCGATGATCCGCCAGGCGCGCGAGATGGTGGCCAAGGGCGTGCTCGGCGACATCCGCATCGTGCAGTCGGAATATCCGCAGGACTGGCTGACGGAGGACCTTGCCGCCACCGGTCAAAAACAGGCGGCGTGGCGTTCCGACCCCAAGCAGGCCGGTGCCGGCGGCGCGCTCGGCGACATCGGCACGCATGCCTACAATCTTGCCCGCTTTGTCTCCGGGCTGGAACTCGACACGCTGTCGGCCGATCTCGACGCCTTCGTGCCGGGACGGCAGCTCGACGACAATGTCAACGTGATGCTGCGCTTCAAGCCGGTCGGCAAGACGCATGCGGCAAAAGGCATGATCTGGGCAAGCCAGGTGGCGCCCGGCCATGAGAACGGGCTGAAGCTGCGCATCTATGGTTCGAAGGGCGGGCTGGAATGGGTGCAGGCCGATCCGAACTATCTCTGGTATACGCCGTTCGGCCAGCCCAAGCAGCTGATCACCCGCAACGGCGCCGGCGCGCTGCCGGTGGCGGGCCGTGTCAGCCGCGTTCCCTCCGGCCATCCCGAAGGCTATCTCGAAGGCTTCGCCAACATCTACCAGGAGGCCGCACGCGCCATCCGCGCCGCGCGGCGCAAGGGCGGCAAACCTGCCAAGGACGTCGTGTTCCCGACCATTCAGGACGGCGTCGAGGGCATGGCCTTCATCGAGGCCTGCGTGAAATCGTCGAAAAAGAATGGAGTGTGGACGAAACTTTAAATTTGATCTCGCGGGGGGATCATTTGGGGGAGGGGCGTCGATGAAAATCGGCATGTGCATGTTCTTGTGGACGACGGCCGTATCGAAGAAGCACGAGCCATTGCTTCGCGACATCAAGGCCACCGGCTTCGACGGCGTCGAGATACCGATCTTTGCCGGCATGCCGGACGACTACAGGAAATTGGGCGAGCTGCTCGATCGCATAGGGCTTGAACGGACCGCCGTTTCAGCGATGGGCGATCCGGCGATGAACCTGATCTCGGCCGATGCGGCAACGCGCAAGGCCGGTGTCGACTACATGAAATGGGCGATCGATTGCGCAGACGCCCTCGGGGCCAGAACGCTGAGCGGCCCCTTGCATTCGACGCTCGGCGCCTTTTCCGGATCCGGCCCGACCGCGGCCGAGAAGAAACGCTCCGTCACCTCGCAGCGCGCCATAGGCGATCATGCCGGCAAGAGGAACGTCACCATCGGGCTCGAGGCGCTCAACCGCTTCGAATGCTACCTCCTCAACACGATGGCCGACCTGTCGGAGCATATCGACGCCATCGACCGGCCGCACATCAAGGCGATGTACGACACCTTCCACGCCAATATCGAGGAGGCCGACCCGATCGGCGCCTATACGAAGCATCGCAGGAATGTCGTGCATATCCATATATCGGAGAACGATCGCGGCGTGCCGGGGCGCGGCAACATCCCCTGGAAGGAAACATTCTCGGCCATCCGCAAGAGCGGCTACGACGACTGGCTGACGATCGAGGCGTTTGGACGTTCGCTGAAGGATCTCGCGGCGGCGACCAAGGTGTGGCGCGATTTTTCCGAGAGCCCGGAAGCGGTTTATCGGGATGGATATAAGCATATCAAGAACGGGTGGAAGAAGGCCGCCTAGGTGCCTTGGTCGGGCGATAGTGACGCGACAAGACCTGCGTCGGCGACCCTTGGCGCAAGGCGAGGCGTTGATTGCGCCTGGCCCATTTTCCAGTTGCGTTCGCGGCGGTTTCCAGGTGGTTCCCCCACTCCGTCTCGGCTTCGCCGAGCCACCTCTCCCCCCTCCGGAGGGAGAGGAAAGGGCCCCGGTGGCTCGGGATAGAAAGGAGCCTCCGCCTAGGATCGGCCAGGACGCCCTGGCGCTTTCCTCTCCCCCGTCGATCGGGGGAGAGGTGTCGAGCGCAGCTCGACGGAGTGGGGGTCGACCCTTGGCGCGGCACCATACGATGCCCGCGCTTATGCGTCACAAGGTTAGCCCTGCTCGGCCTGCAACCTGTTGTAGTCGTGAATCGTCCGGCTCAGCCTGCGGCGCAGGAAATTGGAAATGTTGTCGAAGATGAAAACCACAACCAGCGTCAGCAGCACCATGTAGAAGACGTTGGCCCAGTTCGAATTGGTGCGCATCGCTTCCCACAGTTTCAAGCCGATGCCGCCGGCGCCGACGGCGCCGATAATGGTTGCGCCCCTGGTGTTGGATTCCCACTGATAGAGCGTCTGGCTGATGAACACCGGCACCACTTCCGGCAGTACGCCGTAGCGCTGCACCAGAAGACGGTTGGCGCCTGTCGACACAACACCTTCGCGCGGCTTGTCATCGATGTTCTCCAGCGCCTCGGAATAGGTTTTGCCGAGCGTGCCGATCTCGGTGAAGAAGATCGCGGCGCTGCCGGCCAGCGGACCCGGTCCGAAGGCGCGCGTGAAGAACAGTGCCCAGATCAGCATATCGATGGAGCGCATGAAGTCGAAGAAGCGCTTGAGCAGCTGGTTTACCAGCCGGTTGGGGGTGATGTTGCGGGCGGCGAAGAAGGCGAGCGGGAAGGCGACGATGCCGCCGAGCGCGGTGCCGAGAAAGGCCATGACGATGGTCTGCAACAGCTTTGTCCAGACATCGCCATGCTGCCACTGCGCATTGTTCCAGATGTTGTTGCCGGCGAGCGCCAGATTGGAGGTGCCCGCTTTCAGCTCGGGGCCCGACGTGATCAGTGACACCACCTCGCCGGCGGATTTTCCGAAGAAGGGCGAGCGTGTGTCGAAGACGAAGTTCGCCCAGCCGAGAAAGCGCTTGCGGATCCTGACGCGATCGGGGGCGACGCGGACCTCGCCGGCGAAGCCCATGTCGGCGACGACCTCATCCTCATGCACGGTGACCCAGTCGGGAACAGGTCCCGAGACCAGCGGCTTGCCGCTGTCCAGCGCCACCGCCACGCTCGTCCCAGCGGCGACGATCGTTGCTCGTGCCTTGTCGAAGGTGACCGACTTCGCCGTGCCGTCGATGAGGACCGTCACCGAACCGTCGGCGTTGGTCTTGACCCAATCCGGGTGGGGATTGGGGCCGAGTACAGAAAAGCGGGGGTATTTGGCCGTTATCTGCGGCTCGTCGAGGCGGAAGATCGGCTGCACGTCGTAACTGATCCACTGGGTCAGGAACAGCGGCAGCCGCTCCCAATGCGATTCCCGCAGCACTTGCGGCAGATTGAAGAACCACAGCGCGTAGAGCAGGTAGAGCAAGATGCCGCCAAGCAGCAGCAGCGGCCCGAAACGCTTGTGGAACGGCCGGCGGAACACTTGCGGGAAGCGTTCCTCGATCGACTGAATTTCGGCGGCGGTCATGATCAAGCGCTCATCACAAAGGTCTGTTCGCCGACCAGCTTGCGGCGCAGCCAGGCGGAGAACTGGTCGACGATGAAGATGGTCGTGAACAGGAGCAGCACCAAGGCTATCGTCTTGGCGCCGAAGCCGCGCGAGATCGACAGCTTCAGCTCCTCGCCGATGCCGCCGCCGCCGACCGCGCCCATGATGGTGGAGATGCGCACGTTGATCTCGATCCTGAGCAGCGTATAGGACATGAAATTGGGCAGCACCTGCGGCAGGCCGGCAAAGCGTACCCGTTCGAACCAGTTGGCGCCGACGGCCCGCAGGCCTTCCTCGGCGCGCATGTCGATGTTCTCGTTGATCTCATAGAACAGCTTGCCCAACGCGCCGATCGAATGCAGACCGATGGCGATGATGGC
Protein-coding regions in this window:
- a CDS encoding Gfo/Idh/MocA family protein, producing the protein MVGASKSETGGGPIRYGMVGGGQGAFIGAVHRIAARMDNEFVLVAGALSSDPARAKASAAELGLDPSRSYASYAEMAKAEAKRPDGIEAVAIVTPNNVHVPAARAFLEAGIHVICDKPLATTLAEAKKLAAIVEKTGKVFVLTHNYTAYPMIRQAREMVAKGVLGDIRIVQSEYPQDWLTEDLAATGQKQAAWRSDPKQAGAGGALGDIGTHAYNLARFVSGLELDTLSADLDAFVPGRQLDDNVNVMLRFKPVGKTHAAKGMIWASQVAPGHENGLKLRIYGSKGGLEWVQADPNYLWYTPFGQPKQLITRNGAGALPVAGRVSRVPSGHPEGYLEGFANIYQEAARAIRAARRKGGKPAKDVVFPTIQDGVEGMAFIEACVKSSKKNGVWTKL
- a CDS encoding sugar phosphate isomerase/epimerase family protein; the protein is MPRTMKGPGLFLAQFAGDAAPFNSLASITKWAAGLGYKGVQIPTWDARLFDLQKAASSKAYCDEVKGICADAGVEITELSTHLQGQLVAVHPAYDAQFDGFAPASVHNNPKARQQWAVEQMQFGAKASRNLGLDVSVSFSGALAFPYLYPWPQRPAGLIEEAFAELGKRWKPILDVYEDNGVDVGYEIHPGEDVFDGATFEMFLDAVGGHKRCNINYDPSHFLLQQLDYLEFIDIYHERIKAFHVKDAEFNPTGRQGVYSGYQSWTNRAGRFRSLGDGQVDFGGIFSKLTQYNYDSWAVLEWECCLKHPEDGAAEGAPFIQHHIIRVTEKAFDDFAGGATDKKVLRAMMGI
- a CDS encoding sugar phosphate isomerase/epimerase family protein; the encoded protein is MHLSTHNWMRAEPLETTLKRIKKFGYESIEISGEPDQYKTKETRALLKEHGIRCWGAVTLMLGERNLAARDQGQRERSVQYVKDVLTMVSELDGEIITLVPATVGKVVPDGTEEEEWKWVVDATRECFTHAKKVGVKIAVEPLNRFETYLFNRGAQALALADAVSPECGVCLDAYHLHMEEFNVYDAIRKVGKRLFDFHVADNNRFAAGLGQIDWPKIVATLREVGYDGALTNEFVAPVDRTPAAPYPDMVERHPVDISPEQLKFIQDHGSSVLTEKFYTDQMRITAETLLPLIK
- a CDS encoding sugar phosphate isomerase/epimerase family protein → MKIGMCMFLWTTAVSKKHEPLLRDIKATGFDGVEIPIFAGMPDDYRKLGELLDRIGLERTAVSAMGDPAMNLISADAATRKAGVDYMKWAIDCADALGARTLSGPLHSTLGAFSGSGPTAAEKKRSVTSQRAIGDHAGKRNVTIGLEALNRFECYLLNTMADLSEHIDAIDRPHIKAMYDTFHANIEEADPIGAYTKHRRNVVHIHISENDRGVPGRGNIPWKETFSAIRKSGYDDWLTIEAFGRSLKDLAAATKVWRDFSESPEAVYRDGYKHIKNGWKKAA
- the phnE gene encoding phosphonate ABC transporter, permease protein PhnE, coding for MTAAEIQSIEERFPQVFRRPFHKRFGPLLLLGGILLYLLYALWFFNLPQVLRESHWERLPLFLTQWISYDVQPIFRLDEPQITAKYPRFSVLGPNPHPDWVKTNADGSVTVLIDGTAKSVTFDKARATIVAAGTSVAVALDSGKPLVSGPVPDWVTVHEDEVVADMGFAGEVRVAPDRVRIRKRFLGWANFVFDTRSPFFGKSAGEVVSLITSGPELKAGTSNLALAGNNIWNNAQWQHGDVWTKLLQTIVMAFLGTALGGIVAFPLAFFAARNITPNRLVNQLLKRFFDFMRSIDMLIWALFFTRAFGPGPLAGSAAIFFTEIGTLGKTYSEALENIDDKPREGVVSTGANRLLVQRYGVLPEVVPVFISQTLYQWESNTRGATIIGAVGAGGIGLKLWEAMRTNSNWANVFYMVLLTLVVVFIFDNISNFLRRRLSRTIHDYNRLQAEQG